A part of Podarcis muralis chromosome 15, rPodMur119.hap1.1, whole genome shotgun sequence genomic DNA contains:
- the FAM222B gene encoding protein FAM222B isoform X1, with protein MLACLPGPGDLSFQLLSYPQMNAGLQKWDTPQKMRAAQQHPTPAELDAYAKKVASHPLTIKIFPNSVKVPQRKHIRRTVNGLDTSGQRYSPYPPSQASVKTGLLAIVRSPPAKGIVKDFDGTRTRLLPEAMMNPPSAPYAAPSTLSHPQALARQQALQHAQGLAQQQHPQGIPTALQQPQHPQSMAHPALQPPPHHANHLLQQQQQQPPAAGLHGGRKMADADAPPNVTVSTSTIPLSMAATLQQNQPPDLSSIVHQINQFCQARAGISATSVCEGQIANPSPISRNLLISASTRVSAHNVPTPLPSCVVDPGVPPSGPGAMGVPPLGGVVGRGPPAYQSEMKQVAAWNQHQLAHLQQMCGEAVGPSGLMGKPPGRELPGQGFAGKAPGYALDLCMGQPFNVKPPLEKPTPSPPVNSLPGPAPYTNGHYFQPLWNNILPTPNSDSSGSQDLAMPFHGGGGGQPLGAGLECTGGPHYRAGAGGPPAQGGLMQTMEYLSGDFQHSCLREQQGGGGVLSKAPRPAMNRAHDPADSRSLHIQHPGYR; from the exons ATGCTGGCCTGTCTGCCGGGACCAGGCGACCTCTCCTTCCAGCTGCTTTCTTACCCGCAGATGAACGCTGGACTTCAGAAAT GGGACACTCCACAGAAAATGAGAGCCGCACAGCAGCACCCTACTCCAGCAGAGTTGGACGCGTATGCTAAGAAGGTGGCCAGCCATCCTCTGACTATCAAAATTTTCCCCAACAGCGTCAAGGTCCCCCAGCGGAAACACATCCGCCGCACCGTGAACGGGCTGGACACTTCCGGGCAGCGCTACAGCCCCTACCCGCCGTCGCAGGCCTCCGTGAAGACGGGCCTCCTGGCCATCGTCCGGTCCCCGCCGGCCAAAGGGATCGTCAAGGACTTTGACGGGACCCGGACGCGCCTGCTGCCGGAAGCCATGATGAaccccccctctgccccctacGCGGCACCCAGCACTTTAAGCCACCCGCAGGCGTTGGCCCGCCAGCAGGCACTGCAGCACGCCCAGGGcttggcgcagcagcagcaccctcagGGGATCCCCACGGCCCTGCAGCAGCCGCAGCACCCGCAGAGCATGGCCCACCCGGCCCTGCAGCCTCCGCCCCACCACGCCAACCActtgctccagcagcagcagcagcagccgccggcAGCGGGCCTGCACGGGGGCCGGAAGATGGCCGACGCTGACGCCCCGCCGAATGTGACTGTCTCTACCTCAACCATCcccctctccatggctgccacgCTGCAGCAGAACCAGCCCCCGGACCTGAGCAGCATCGTCCACCAGATCAACCAGTTCTGCCAGGCCCGCGCGGGCATCAGTGCTACCTCAGTTTGCGAGGGACAGATTGCCAACCCCAGCCCCATCAGCCGCAACCTCCTGATCAGCGCGAGCACCCGGGTGTCGGCCCACAACGTCCCCACGCCCCTGCCTTCCTGCGTGGTGGACCCTGGGGTCCCCCCCTCGGGCCCCGGGGCCATGGGTGTCCCACCGCTGGGGGGCGTCGTCGGCCGGGGGCCCCCTGCCTACCAAAGCGAaatgaagcaggtggcagcctggAACCAGCACCAGCTTGCTCACCTGCAGCAGATGTGCGGCGAGGCCGTCGGCCCCTCGGGCCTGATGGGGAAGCCCCCCGGGCGGGAGCTGCCCGGGCAGGGCTTTGCCGGCAAGGCCCCCGGCTACGCCCTGGACCTCTGCATGGGCCAGCCTTTCAACGTGAAGCCCCCGCTGGAGAAGCCCACCCCCTCACCGCCGGTCAACAGCTTGCCGGGCCCCGCCCCCTACACCAACGGGCACTACTTCCAGCCCCTGTGGAATAACATTCTGCCCACGCCCAACAGCGACAGCTCGGGCTCCCAGGACCTGGCGATGCCTTTCCACGGCGGAGGCGGGGGGCAGCCCCTGGGGGCCGGCCTGGAGTGCACAGGCGGACCTCACTACAGGGCCGGGGCCGGCGGCCCGCCTGCCCAGGGCGGCCTGATGCAGACGATGGAATACCTGAGCGGGGACTTCCAGCACTCCTGCCTccgggagcagcaggggggcgggggggtgcTGAGCAAAGCCCCCCGCCCCGCCATGAACCGAGCCCACGATCCCGCGGATAGTCGCAGCCTTCATATTCAGCACCCAGGGTATAGATAA
- the FAM222B gene encoding protein FAM222B isoform X2, whose amino-acid sequence MMNPPSAPYAAPSTLSHPQALARQQALQHAQGLAQQQHPQGIPTALQQPQHPQSMAHPALQPPPHHANHLLQQQQQQPPAAGLHGGRKMADADAPPNVTVSTSTIPLSMAATLQQNQPPDLSSIVHQINQFCQARAGISATSVCEGQIANPSPISRNLLISASTRVSAHNVPTPLPSCVVDPGVPPSGPGAMGVPPLGGVVGRGPPAYQSEMKQVAAWNQHQLAHLQQMCGEAVGPSGLMGKPPGRELPGQGFAGKAPGYALDLCMGQPFNVKPPLEKPTPSPPVNSLPGPAPYTNGHYFQPLWNNILPTPNSDSSGSQDLAMPFHGGGGGQPLGAGLECTGGPHYRAGAGGPPAQGGLMQTMEYLSGDFQHSCLREQQGGGGVLSKAPRPAMNRAHDPADSRSLHIQHPGYR is encoded by the coding sequence ATGATGAaccccccctctgccccctacGCGGCACCCAGCACTTTAAGCCACCCGCAGGCGTTGGCCCGCCAGCAGGCACTGCAGCACGCCCAGGGcttggcgcagcagcagcaccctcagGGGATCCCCACGGCCCTGCAGCAGCCGCAGCACCCGCAGAGCATGGCCCACCCGGCCCTGCAGCCTCCGCCCCACCACGCCAACCActtgctccagcagcagcagcagcagccgccggcAGCGGGCCTGCACGGGGGCCGGAAGATGGCCGACGCTGACGCCCCGCCGAATGTGACTGTCTCTACCTCAACCATCcccctctccatggctgccacgCTGCAGCAGAACCAGCCCCCGGACCTGAGCAGCATCGTCCACCAGATCAACCAGTTCTGCCAGGCCCGCGCGGGCATCAGTGCTACCTCAGTTTGCGAGGGACAGATTGCCAACCCCAGCCCCATCAGCCGCAACCTCCTGATCAGCGCGAGCACCCGGGTGTCGGCCCACAACGTCCCCACGCCCCTGCCTTCCTGCGTGGTGGACCCTGGGGTCCCCCCCTCGGGCCCCGGGGCCATGGGTGTCCCACCGCTGGGGGGCGTCGTCGGCCGGGGGCCCCCTGCCTACCAAAGCGAaatgaagcaggtggcagcctggAACCAGCACCAGCTTGCTCACCTGCAGCAGATGTGCGGCGAGGCCGTCGGCCCCTCGGGCCTGATGGGGAAGCCCCCCGGGCGGGAGCTGCCCGGGCAGGGCTTTGCCGGCAAGGCCCCCGGCTACGCCCTGGACCTCTGCATGGGCCAGCCTTTCAACGTGAAGCCCCCGCTGGAGAAGCCCACCCCCTCACCGCCGGTCAACAGCTTGCCGGGCCCCGCCCCCTACACCAACGGGCACTACTTCCAGCCCCTGTGGAATAACATTCTGCCCACGCCCAACAGCGACAGCTCGGGCTCCCAGGACCTGGCGATGCCTTTCCACGGCGGAGGCGGGGGGCAGCCCCTGGGGGCCGGCCTGGAGTGCACAGGCGGACCTCACTACAGGGCCGGGGCCGGCGGCCCGCCTGCCCAGGGCGGCCTGATGCAGACGATGGAATACCTGAGCGGGGACTTCCAGCACTCCTGCCTccgggagcagcaggggggcgggggggtgcTGAGCAAAGCCCCCCGCCCCGCCATGAACCGAGCCCACGATCCCGCGGATAGTCGCAGCCTTCATATTCAGCACCCAGGGTATAGATAA